The Pungitius pungitius chromosome 8, fPunPun2.1, whole genome shotgun sequence genome has a window encoding:
- the polr2j gene encoding DNA-directed RNA polymerase II subunit RPB11-a, with product MNAPPAFESFLLFEGEKKISISKDTKVPNACLFTLNKEDHTLGNIIRAQLLKDPQVLFAGYKVPHPLEHKIVIRVQTTPDYSPQEAFTNAITDLISELSLLEERFRVAIKDKQEGIE from the exons ATGAACGCGCCTCCCGCCTTCGAGTCGTTTCTCCTGTttgagggggagaagaagatcAGCATCAGCAAGGACACGAAAGTGCCGAACGCCTGTTTGTTCACGCTGAACAAAGAGGACCACACGCTGGGAAACATCATTCGAGC tcagCTGTTGAAGGATCCGCAGGTTCTGTTTGCTGGTTACAAAGTTCCACATCCTCTTGAACACAAGATCGTCATCAGAGTGCAGACCACACCTGACTACAGTCCACAG gaaGCGTTTACGAACGCCATCACAGATCTTATCAGCGAgctctctctgctggaggaacGATTCAGAGTCGCCATCAAGGACAAACAAGAAGGGATTGAGTGA
- the LOC119230072 gene encoding deoxynucleotidyltransferase terminal-interacting protein 1, which yields MGAHRSEGGRDWLQQDGPEQPDQSPKPWNLMIKHRQIQRRGRRSHMTVSYTDPQVSMDLLRAVLQPSFNEDIMAVFKKYQKFFEKAAENVKENVGESVQTDQLIREACRNVLEHAKQLFPEAAVNRARSEAAIKRSRPAADEDYSQKGSPVPKKRRARPGPVPASDRPHNFPNQVKLKSDPIKKEGPRWEPSRLNENSTFVLGSRANKALGMGGTRGRIYIKHADLFKYAADAKDKQWLAERHHMRATGGKMAYLLIEEDIQDLSCSDEYKDCPDVRMDELKPFSVPLWIVEKMQKAMEAQRDTDP from the exons ATGGGAGCCCACCGCAGTGAGGGAGGCCGGGACTGGCTGCAGCAGGACGGGCCGGAGCAGCCAGACCAGAGCCCG AAGCCGTGGAATTTGATGATCAAACACCGACAGATACAGAGACGAGGACGACGCTCCCACATGACAGTCAG ctACACCGATCCCCAGGTTTCCATGGACCTGCTGAGGGCTGTGCTTCAGCCCAGCTTCAATGAGGACATCATGGCTGTTTTCAAGAAGTaccaaaag ttcTTTGAGAAAGCGGCAGAGAACGTGAAGGAGAACGTCGGTGAGAGCGTGCAGaccgatcagctgatcagagaGGCCTGCAGGAACGTTCTGGAACAT GCCAAACAGCTGTTCCCGGAGGCAGCGGTGAATAGAGCGAGGTCGGAGGCCGCCATCAAG AGGTCCAGACCCGCTGCTGATGAAGACTACAGTCAAAAAGGAAGCCCCGTCCCCAAGAAG AGACGGGCTCGTCCGGGCCCGGTGCCGGCCTCCGATCGACCGCACAACTTTCCCAATCA AGTGAAGCTCAAGTCAGATCCAATCAAGAAAGAAGGGCCGAGG tgggAACCATCCAGACTGAATGAAAACAGCACGTTTGTTCTCGGCTCCAGAGCCAACAA GGCGCTGGGGATGGGTGGAACCAGAGGACGCATCTACATCAAACATGCTGATCTGTTTAAG TATGCAGCAGATGCTAAGGATAAGCAGTGGCTGGCAGAGAGACACCACATGAGAGCTACAGGAGGGAAGATG GCCTACCTGCTGATTGAAGAGGACATCCAGGATCTATCTTGCAGTGATGAATACAA GGACTGCCCAGACGTCAGGATGGACGAGTTGAAGCCATTCTCAGTTCCTCTGTGGATAGTGGAGAAGATGCAAAAAGCCATGGAGGCTCAGAGAGACACTGACCCCTGA